The genomic region TAGGATGCCTCACTGCAGAAAACTTCCTCCTGTGCCTGGGGCAGAATGAGGCCCTGGCTATGCAGGTTGCAGATTTGTCATTTAAAAAGTCGGATTGGTTTGCCAGTCACACAGGCAGTGATGCTGAACACCCTGCAGCTTGTTTTGAGGGGCTTAGAAAAGAGGTGACCAATCTATGGCCCTGGAGCCACAGGCACTGTATAAACTGCTCAGATCATCCcacagccacaccacacagacACCTTtgctgcaggctgcagggaacatccatgtccccagggctgggaggagaaacagCAAGAGGAGCCACTGCagccatcacctcctggctgtCCTGGACTGgggtccctccccagctccatgCCACCATGCTGAGACCTCGAGGTGTCACAAGCCTGGTCACTGAGCcgtccccagcaccccctcccctGTCTGAGATATCTGTCCTGTTGCTTGCTGCCTTTTTGGTGAGATGTAACTGAAAAGTTCAGATGTAACTGAAGTGATGCAGGGGGGAATGGTGGCTTTATATGTCCCACAAACTGCTTATAATAAAATCCCACTTGTATATAACTAAGCTAGGAAATAGTACACATTAAACTATTCATAAtaataagtatttattttcagtgctattttcattaaatattggTATCGTATATCCATGTCTGaggtaataaattaaaaataaattcaagatTTCAGTCCCATACTTGTGCTGCATATTTTTCTACCATTATACATAATTTTGAAGCAAACACACATAGTCCATAATTCTGAATGCAGCTAGGAATATTATTTTAACACAGCCACTTTTTGTTTCACTATAATTTTGCCAAGAATGGTTATTGCATGATACACTTTTAATAGATGTTTTAGTTATACTAGAGTTTTCTATTCAATCACACATACCGTAGTTATAGGAAGATGGGCATGAAGATGTGCTTTGAGCCAAGGAAGGCAAATATTGAATCAGAGTGGCAGCTCATACTGCAGGATTATTGTCTGCCTGCACTAGAGCCCAGATCCAGCAAAGCCATTTCAGTGTGTGCTTAGCTTTAGACATATGAGTTGTTTCAGTGCCACCCATGGCCTGAAGTGTTTGCTGAATCAGGGACTAGCCAAGTCTGCAGACCTAAATTCATTTTAACTGTGTGTTATTTGAAAATGATTTTGCTGGTTTCATATTTTGTAAGATATTTTTGTAATGACCTTTGTAAGATTTTTCGCATCAGTGAAGCACCCATGGAAGTTTCTAACCTGGTTCATATATGCACCATGAAAAAATAAGCAGCTATAATGACTCTCTTCTACACATTTTGTTAAAAGCAACACTGGTTTTGAAAAGttattaaagtaatttttcccatggtaaaatagatttaaaaaaataaactcttcaTTTCATCTTCTTCCATCAAACATATAAGCATATTGAAGGGCAGGGCATACCTCAggtattttcatttataaatgCAAGAGACCGAGTTATCAATCCTTTTGCACTTAAATGCTGGTGGTAGTAAGGCcctttcagctaagtctccaTCAAGCCCAACATCAGTGAgctaaagaaacaaacaaacaaaaattttagCTTGCATATAACTTTTTTATAATCctgaattgaaaaaaaattcctctctgCTTAGAAAAAACCTCTTATTTAACTGCTGCCATTAAAAAAGTATACCTCACATCTATGTTATTTTAACTTTAATCAGTGATTCTGAATGTAAAGGATTTAAGCACTCACTAAAATTACTGTGGCACGTCATCAGCCTGTTAGTGTTCATAAGTTGTGCTAATCCACATTTAAATAAGGAAGCTATAGTTTAGAACTAGAGATAATGGTTGTCTTGGTGTTAAAGGTCTAATTCCACcagattttctttattctccTTTGTAAATGTCTGACAGTGCTCATGATGtgatcctgaaaaaaaatttggtgtTATTCCCAGAAACTATAGTCAGTGTGAAAACTCTGCATGCTCATGCAGTGAATTGCATCCTCAGGGGGACCATGGCCTGCACTGCAGCGGGCACGGGCTGGGCCAcgagggagcagctctgcagcccgTGGCCTTCAGTACTCCACTGAGCTCACCATTGCCATTGGTTCATCAAAGGTGGCCAACCTCATCTGCTTTGGGGTAGGGATGGAGAGCATTTCTCCAGCGTCAGCTGGTGAGTGGATACCATTGTCCATCATGTTTGAAACCTCTTCCTCGTGGTCCTCATAGAGGGTGTTGATGTGCAGCAACGGGTGGGCTGGGTTGCAGGTCAGTGCAGGTGTTGGCTCTGGCTTGACTTGGTTCAAAGTCACACTCGTTGCAGCAGTGGTTGTGGCTATATGGTTGTGGTTACAGGTGACAAAAGCCCCGGCAGCAGGAGCGCTTCTGCATGTCTCAGATGAGTACAGGATCTCTTTTGCAGGATGAGGGgtgtctggaagaaaaaataagaggcAGTTAAAAGTCAGGTCAACTTTCACCCTTCCACTCCAACACTGAGCACTGTCCCAAACCAGTGTAAGCCACTGGCAGTATtgccactgatttcagtgggagcaggaggggaccccaaaaatgaattttcttgGGACCCTTTGAGAAATCCAGCAGGAGTGTTTCAAAACAATAGGGTTGTAAGCTCAGGGAAACGGGACAATTAACAAAtgggttttttaaatcttgctCTTTTATGCATGCTCATGCTTCCTTACGTGAATGGTGctttcataaaattaaaaaaaaacaactaaaaagtAACTTCTATTCCTCTCTACAGTCTGGCAGGTGTTTTGTAAATATTATGATTTAGAAATGTTAGgatttaatattttacaaacaTCATGACTGTTGAAATCCACAGGATGGAATACAAAAAACACTGATATTTTCAATGGGAAAAAATAGTGGTTACACATCGTAAGCCACTTGTCTTTAGAAAGAACTCAGCAATTCGACATAAACTGATGTCTCTTTCCAGAAATTGTAAGTCTGCCTTACCTGACGGACTGCAATACAGGTCTTACAATGGGAATGGGGAGTAACAGAGCCCCAAAACTacagtaattaatttttgcCCTTAAAATATTCAAGCACTAATTTAGATGAAAGTAATTGAGACCAGAAAACCCCCGTAGTTTTGAGGAGTTGAAATCAGAGCAGGTGACTGGATAAGGAATGCTGTAAAATAGCTCACATGCACACTGGGGAGTTGGAAGGCTCTAAGGAGCATAAGGATTTGGAAGTGACAGAAACTTTTATACCTCAAATCACTTCTTTGCTGGGCAGTGGGGTGACGTAGCTGTCAGTCTGTCGAAGCCCAGAGGGAGGTCTTAGCTTGTAATGAGATGAGAGCCATTGCTTTAAGTACGTACAAATCTTTCTGTAACTTCAACTGCACAGTGCTTCTTTCTTTATGTCAGTagcttacaaaaataaacaagaagaTACTTTTCTGTCTATCAGTCTGTCTACTGATCTACCACTTAATGCTCACATAGCTTTACCCATCACTCTAGCACCTAACAATCATTGATATACCTGAAACACTCCTTTCAGGTCAGAAAGGAACAGGATTTCCAAAGCACACTGGGAGCTGAGGCACAGAAAGTGCATCTCCTGTGAGGCCACGTGGGAAGAGAATGGCAGGATTCCTGAAACCCTGACCAGCACCTACACTTTGGATCACCCATCCTCTGGTCCACATTAgacaaaggaaaatttaaaattatcaaTCAGTGACCAGAGTTGTAATTTTCTAGGTGACAAACACATGCCAACCCCTAGGAATTGGTAGTTTAAGAGAATTTTTTCTACAGGGAGCTTTAACTGCCATTGATACAGCTTCTCACACACTCTGTCTGTAACCAGTCAGAGTATTGGTCATCTACCATGGCAGTTTCCATATGACTTAAAAGTAAGGCAGGCTTGAAAAGTGCCAGGTGCTGGTAGAGCATGAAGGGTATCACAGAGGCCAAACACTCCTAATTTTCTTGGCAAAGCACGACCACATTTGTAATTGTGAAAATGTTCCTACATTTGAAAAATTACCTACACCAACAGCCTGCAGGCTGTTTCATAGTGTTCTACCTGTACTAATGGTTATCTTCCATACAATGGACAAAAAGAGAGAACCCCTATTTCTGAGGTCCACAAGGCCTAAAATTATTAGCTGTCCCAACATTTAGCAAGGTAGATCAAACAATTCAGATAAGCTTTGAGCTTCTGAAGATTGCTATGCAAACCATGGTCTGTGGGGGTGGCAGGGGCATTCTGGCATACTGTACCTTTGAGAGAGGAGGTAACGTGTACTACGACATTCTCTTCCTGGTTTAAAAATCCACCCTCTTGGCTTTTTGATGTAGGCATCGAGGGGATGGCTTGAATCtctggcttgggttttttgctacTGAGTATATATGGATGAACATCCAAGGAAAAATGTcgtgtgtgttttttttcactgcttgtgCTTGGGATGGCATTTGGCTCAGATTTATGAGCGGATGATTGCTGTGAGGATTTTGCAGCAGACTCCAACAAAGGAGCTATAAGACTGTCTGTTGCTGTCTTTCTCCGCACAGGCTTCGGTTTTTCAGGTTTATGGTTTTCAACCTTCATAATGGCTAACTGTTCCTTAAATGGCTGAGGAAGGGGATTGGTAGTTGGGATCCATTTCATCTTCTTCCTTGGTCTCTTAATGATGAGCTGCTCATTAGCATCAATGTCTGCTGGATCGACGCTTGGGTCTATCGTTTGGATCCCTGAATCACGCATGGTTGGAGTGGCATCATGATTGGACTGGGCCaatgctgccagcagctggcgTACCACATTGTCATACATCAGATCACTTTCATTTGTAATAAAATCCAGACGATTCAATGATTTTATGTGATCTCGATTTTCATTACAGAACATGGCCAAAATATTGATATCACAAAACTGGGACTTCTGCCACTGTTTCTTGGTCTTTATTCCAACTTTGTTCAGTTTGTCAAATATGAAGTTGGACTTGCGGAATATGAAGAGGTGAATTAAGTTGATGAGGATTATCAAGTTcatgaggcagaggaggaagataTCTACACCAGCAATAATCCTCTGGAGCTGGACAGATGGCAGTTTACAGTTCACTCTGATGTGCAACTTGGAGCTGCTCGTTTTGTCTGGAGGCTCTCCTAGTGCACACGTAAATTCATTTTGCTTCTGCGTAGCGTAGTAGGTGGATAAATATGTAATTGGTATGATGCTTAAAAAGATAATAAGCAGATGTCTCGCAAGGTAAAGCTTAGCTAAAAAGTTACTTCGTCCTCTTCTTTCCAGGTATTTCTCAAACAAGTTCTGTTCaggacttttttccttctctgcattCTCAATgatctctctcttctctctctccgTGATCCCTGGGCCTTTGGACTGAATCTGTTTCTCTATTTTTGGTGCCCGCCCTTCAGCTGCACGGTGGTAGCAGTTATCGATCTCCTGAAGCAAAAAATTAAGCTCTGAAGTCAGTCTGGTAGAGGCCAGAAAttcccagcccagagctggaatGTACATTATCCCAGCAAAAGCCAGCAGTGCATAAGGTAGGAACTTATGCTCAAACAAGGAGGGCCAGTGGCTGGCATCAACTCCTGGCAAGGCATCTTTTAATTCTGTCCAACAATATCCTCTGGCATACAAGGCTTGATCGCGGGTGAAGTTGTGTGGTGTGTAACAGTATATTGGCTCCTCTGTATAACAGAGAGAAAAGTCACTGCTGTGCATTTAACCTACAATAGGAgctctggaaaataaacatttcaaattatatcgattttattttactgtgtcTTTCCATGACTGTTAAGCCCTCCATGTCTATTAGACAGCTCCGCCTGAACGCATCTTCACAAGCCCCCAGGCAAAACTATTTACCTGGACATTTTAGAATGAACCTGACCTGGAAATATCAGcaagaaatacacattttgttttcactACCTCTCAGAGAACAATATCCTAAGCAACTGTGACCTGAACTCTGTAAAGCTAAAAGACTTGATATCCACTCTCCAGTAGCTGAGGATGTTCTGTGCAAATGCTGAAAGGCTCATTTAGGTGAAATTTAAGGTTCATTCCAGCTAAATCCTCttctaaatagaaaaaaaaaatgtagctgaaGGCAatgtttttaatctttattaATAAAGTCTACTCATTGCatatggtagaaaaaaaaataaagatatacAAGCATTTAGTCAACGGTATACCTACCAGCTAAAACTCTTGAACTGAAGTATAAATGAAAAAGACAGAATCTACATGTTAACTGCATTTATTACTATGAAAATTTACTTCTACATTTGAAACTGCAACACTTCTTTATACAGTGTGCAATTGAAAGGTGGAACTCATTGTCATACAGTACTATGGAAGAACAAATACTTTGGAttgaaaaagtaataaaagtaatggaagaaaaagtagAGCAAGAAGTATTAAATACACAGATAGTGATAGAGTTTTTCTC from Heliangelus exortis chromosome 1, bHelExo1.hap1, whole genome shotgun sequence harbors:
- the PANX2 gene encoding pannexin-2 isoform X1; its protein translation is MQHIIDNHPDMATALLAGEKLKELILPGQQDDKAGALAALLLQLKLELPFDRVVTIGTVLIPILLVTLVFTKNFAEEPIYCYTPHNFTRDQALYARGYCWTELKDALPGVDASHWPSLFEHKFLPYALLAFAGIMYIPALGWEFLASTRLTSELNFLLQEIDNCYHRAAEGRAPKIEKQIQSKGPGITEREKREIIENAEKEKSPEQNLFEKYLERRGRSNFLAKLYLARHLLIIFLSIIPITYLSTYYATQKQNEFTCALGEPPDKTSSSKLHIRVNCKLPSVQLQRIIAGVDIFLLCLMNLIILINLIHLFIFRKSNFIFDKLNKVGIKTKKQWQKSQFCDINILAMFCNENRDHIKSLNRLDFITNESDLMYDNVVRQLLAALAQSNHDATPTMRDSGIQTIDPSVDPADIDANEQLIIKRPRKKMKWIPTTNPLPQPFKEQLAIMKVENHKPEKPKPVRRKTATDSLIAPLLESAAKSSQQSSAHKSEPNAIPSTSSEKKHTRHFSLDVHPYILSSKKPKPEIQAIPSMPTSKSQEGGFLNQEENVVVHVTSSLKDTPHPAKEILYSSETCRSAPAAGAFVTCNHNHIATTTAATSVTLNQVKPEPTPALTCNPAHPLLHINTLYEDHEEEVSNMMDNGIHSPADAGEMLSIPTPKQMRLATFDEPMAMVSSVEY
- the PANX2 gene encoding pannexin-2 isoform X2 — encoded protein: MHSSDFSLCYTEEPIYCYTPHNFTRDQALYARGYCWTELKDALPGVDASHWPSLFEHKFLPYALLAFAGIMYIPALGWEFLASTRLTSELNFLLQEIDNCYHRAAEGRAPKIEKQIQSKGPGITEREKREIIENAEKEKSPEQNLFEKYLERRGRSNFLAKLYLARHLLIIFLSIIPITYLSTYYATQKQNEFTCALGEPPDKTSSSKLHIRVNCKLPSVQLQRIIAGVDIFLLCLMNLIILINLIHLFIFRKSNFIFDKLNKVGIKTKKQWQKSQFCDINILAMFCNENRDHIKSLNRLDFITNESDLMYDNVVRQLLAALAQSNHDATPTMRDSGIQTIDPSVDPADIDANEQLIIKRPRKKMKWIPTTNPLPQPFKEQLAIMKVENHKPEKPKPVRRKTATDSLIAPLLESAAKSSQQSSAHKSEPNAIPSTSSEKKHTRHFSLDVHPYILSSKKPKPEIQAIPSMPTSKSQEGGFLNQEENVVVHVTSSLKDTPHPAKEILYSSETCRSAPAAGAFVTCNHNHIATTTAATSVTLNQVKPEPTPALTCNPAHPLLHINTLYEDHEEEVSNMMDNGIHSPADAGEMLSIPTPKQMRLATFDEPMAMVSSVEY